Within the Anaerolineae bacterium genome, the region GTTCTGCCGGCCACGCGGCTCCGTGCAGCAGCGTCGGGGCCTGATGGTGCACCCGGCAGGTTGCGCGGCAAGCCCTGATGGGGAGGACGAGTATGTACGTAACCGAGTTGATCTGGCTGCTCTACGTGTTGTTCCTGGTGGCGCTGGCCGGCTTCATGCTCTTCTTCGCCTCCAGGGTGAGGGCCAAGGAGGAGTGACCATGGAGAAGAGCGAGCGGCTCTGGTTCGGCTTCCTCATCGCCGTCTTCCTGGTCTTCAACGCCATTACCCTCTCGCCCGTCGTACCCTGGCAGCGCTGGATGCTGTGGGATCGCCCCGTACCCAACCGTCAGGTGAGGGCCCACTTCGCCGACTACCGCATCACCCTTTCGCCGGAAGCGCGCGAGATCAGAGTGGGCGAGTACGTGGAGTTTCTGGCCACCTCAGAAGACGTCACTTACGGTTTCGGGGTCTTTCGTCAGGACGGCCGGATGATCCTGCAGATGCAGGTGATACCCGGCCACCAGAACCGCATCCTCTGGCGCTTCGACGAACCCGGCGTCTTCGACGTGCGCTCGACCGAGTACTCCGGCCCGCGTCATCCGGAGACGTTCCTCGACGACGCCATCGTGGTCACAGGCTAGGGAGGGGCTGAGGTGATCAGGATTGGCTGGATCGAGAAGTGGACCCTTCGCTTCGCTGTGGTCGGGCTGGTCTTCCTGGCCATGTCCGGGTTCGAGGGCGCCCTGATGCGCACGCATCAGGCCGCTCCGGGCGTTCTCGACCCGGTCGAGGAGATGCTGGCCGCGGTTCGTCCTGGTGGCCGCGACCTGACCTCGACTGACCTCTACTTCGGCATGCTCACCGTCCACCCGGTGGTGGGCATCTACGGCTTCGCCTACATGGCCGTGATGGGGGCCTTCTACTATCTGGTCCCCAAGCTGGTGGAGAAGCCCATCAAGTTCCCCAAGCTGGTGCCGGTGAACTTCTTCCTCCAGGCGGGCGGTGTGTTCCTGGCCTGGGGATCGGGCTTCTTCGGCGTCTTCAATAGCCTCTACACTCTCTACTGGCCCCTGCCGGTGAGCTACGATCGGGTGCCCCTGGGCGCCAGCGTGGTTTTCGTCACCGCCATGGCGGTAGTGATGATCAACATCCTACTCTTCGGCTTCAACCTCTTCGCCACCGTCCTGAGCAAGACCAACCCTCACTCCTACACCTTGGGGCAGTTCCTATCCTCGGCCTTCGGCATCACCCGCCTGCGGCGCCGCTTCCGACCCGCTGAGGCCTCCGACATCCCGGACTACGAGCAGATGCCGGTGTTCATAGTGGCAGTGGGGCGCGGGTCCATAGACACGGCCATCAATGCCGTGGTCATACTCTCGGCGGGGGCGCTCATCCTGGTCTACGGGCTGGCAGCGCTTCTGGGCAACCCCCTCGATCCCACCGCCATTGACCCCCTCCTGTACAAGAACTGGTTCTGGTGGGGGCTGGACATGGTGGCCGATGGCAACGTGCTCATGTAT harbors:
- a CDS encoding cbb3-type cytochrome c oxidase subunit I; protein product: MIRIGWIEKWTLRFAVVGLVFLAMSGFEGALMRTHQAAPGVLDPVEEMLAAVRPGGRDLTSTDLYFGMLTVHPVVGIYGFAYMAVMGAFYYLVPKLVEKPIKFPKLVPVNFFLQAGGVFLAWGSGFFGVFNSLYTLYWPLPVSYDRVPLGASVVFVTAMAVVMINILLFGFNLFATVLSKTNPHSYTLGQFLSSAFGITRLRRRFRPAEASDIPDYEQMPVFIVAVGRGSIDTAINAVVILSAGALILVYGLAALLGNPLDPTAIDPLLYKNWFWWGLDMVADGNVLMYTAGTWYLLVPLLAGRKLFGESVVRTVILADLLVSMFVWSHHLLADRPQPGFLKLVSGQFVTWGEFFTMGLTIFAVMMTIWLARPVKMTAPLRFILGSIFGFAAGGTAGLIQANVGLNVVLHNTQWVVNPHAHVLLMIGLGNLLFAVVYALLPMLTTLEARSRALIDVHFWGWTGGTLLMTTAMGTAGSQGMLRRMLYFGGEYRGYMVLAVIGAVVAGIGFLAFLANLLWTLGLPNILSLVLPHSWVERRFGRVQAPAES